Proteins encoded in a region of the Desertifilum tharense IPPAS B-1220 genome:
- the thiD gene encoding bifunctional hydroxymethylpyrimidine kinase/phosphomethylpyrimidine kinase, with amino-acid sequence MTNTTSRSIPVALTIAGSDSGGGAGIQADLRTFAFHCVHGTSAITCVTAQNTLGVTRVDALPVEAVIAQIEAVRSDIGVQAAKTGMLLNPSIIAAVAQQVKDYPFANLVVDPVMVSRTGAQLIDDEAIAILREQLIPQATLVTPNRYEAQILSGLLIQSLDDMRAAAQRIYQQVGVPVLIKGGGLSGAARGVDIWFDGKRYETLKTTTVETPHTHGTGCTLAAAIAAQLALGQDLFPAIQLAKAYVTQALQHALALGQGSGPVGHFFPLLPHEE; translated from the coding sequence ATGACCAATACTACTTCTCGCTCGATACCCGTCGCTCTAACCATTGCAGGGTCAGATAGCGGGGGCGGTGCGGGAATTCAAGCGGATTTACGCACCTTCGCTTTTCACTGCGTTCACGGAACGAGTGCCATTACTTGCGTTACGGCTCAAAATACGCTGGGGGTGACTCGCGTAGATGCTCTCCCCGTAGAGGCGGTCATCGCTCAAATTGAAGCGGTGAGGAGCGATATTGGCGTGCAAGCGGCAAAGACGGGAATGTTGCTCAACCCGTCGATTATTGCGGCGGTGGCGCAACAGGTGAAAGACTATCCGTTTGCGAACCTAGTGGTCGATCCGGTGATGGTATCGCGCACGGGGGCCCAGTTAATTGATGATGAGGCGATCGCAATTTTGCGCGAACAATTGATTCCCCAGGCGACGCTTGTCACCCCCAACCGTTACGAGGCACAGATTCTCAGCGGTTTGCTCATTCAGAGTTTAGATGATATGCGGGCGGCGGCCCAGCGGATTTATCAACAAGTTGGGGTTCCCGTCTTAATTAAAGGCGGCGGGTTAAGCGGCGCGGCGCGAGGCGTAGATATCTGGTTTGATGGGAAACGCTACGAAACCTTGAAAACTACAACCGTCGAGACTCCGCACACGCATGGCACTGGATGCACCCTAGCCGCAGCGATCGCAGCTCAATTAGCGCTAGGACAAGATTTATTCCCCGCCATCCAACTTGCGAAAGCCTATGTCACCCAGGCGCTACAACACGCCTTGGCTTTGGGTCAAGGAAGCGGGCCGGTAGGTCACTTTTTTCCGTTGCTGCCTCACGAGGAGTGA